A window from Mycobacterium saskatchewanense encodes these proteins:
- the recD gene encoding exodeoxyribonuclease V subunit alpha — MTVAEVEVAVTVTGLLKVFNEAGVLDLSDVLVAQRVCALGKEPDERVALATALVVRALRGGSVCVDLSTVAGTVGAAELPWPGDAAWLAAVRRSALLGDPPVLRLYDDRLLYLDRYWLEETQVRDDVVALLAPGPVVELPAAERLFPAGFEEQREAAEIALSQRITVLTGGPGTGKTTTVARLLALVAEQAESSASARPRIALAAPTGKAAARLQEAVAQEVSALAQADRERLGRLQAVTLHRLLGSRPGSSTRFRHDRANRLPHDVIVVDETSMVSLTMMARLLEAVRPDARLVLAGDADQLASVEAGAVLADLVDGLSVRADVRVAALRTSHRFGESIGALADAIRVGDQDGALALLRSGDEHIEYVEFGEGEDPSPRLRPILLSHALRLREAAVLGATAVALAALDEHRLLCAHRRGPFGVAHWNAQVQRWMADETGQPAWAEWYAGRPLLVTANDYGLRIYNGDNGVTVAGPDGLRAVIAGAGGPLDFATSRLGDVETMHAMTIHKSQGSQADEVTVLLPPEDSRLLTRELFYTAVTRAKAKVRVVGSEVSIRAAIERRAVRASGLRLRLQGTAFERVGGSA; from the coding sequence GTGACGGTCGCCGAGGTGGAAGTGGCCGTCACCGTGACCGGCCTGCTGAAGGTGTTCAACGAGGCTGGCGTGCTGGACCTCTCGGACGTCCTGGTGGCCCAGCGTGTGTGCGCGCTCGGGAAGGAACCCGACGAGCGGGTGGCGCTGGCGACGGCGTTGGTGGTGCGCGCGCTGCGGGGCGGGTCGGTGTGCGTCGACCTGTCGACGGTCGCCGGGACCGTCGGCGCCGCGGAACTGCCCTGGCCCGGTGACGCGGCGTGGCTGGCGGCGGTGCGGCGCAGCGCGTTGCTCGGTGATCCGCCGGTGCTGCGTCTCTATGACGACCGCCTGCTCTACCTCGACCGGTACTGGCTGGAGGAGACCCAGGTGCGCGACGACGTGGTGGCGTTGCTCGCGCCCGGCCCAGTCGTCGAGTTGCCCGCTGCCGAGCGGCTTTTTCCTGCCGGGTTCGAAGAGCAACGCGAGGCGGCTGAGATCGCCCTGTCACAGCGGATCACTGTGCTCACCGGCGGCCCCGGCACCGGGAAGACGACGACGGTCGCGCGGCTGTTGGCGTTGGTCGCCGAGCAGGCTGAGTCGTCGGCGTCGGCCCGGCCGCGGATTGCGCTGGCCGCACCGACGGGCAAGGCGGCTGCCCGCCTGCAGGAGGCGGTGGCGCAGGAGGTTTCGGCGCTTGCCCAGGCCGACCGCGAGCGGCTGGGGCGACTGCAGGCGGTGACGCTGCACCGGCTACTCGGTTCCAGGCCGGGATCATCGACGCGTTTTCGGCACGACCGCGCGAATCGGTTGCCGCACGACGTGATCGTGGTCGACGAGACCTCCATGGTGTCGCTGACCATGATGGCGCGCCTCCTGGAGGCGGTGCGTCCGGACGCGCGGCTGGTGCTGGCCGGCGACGCCGACCAGTTGGCGTCGGTGGAAGCGGGCGCGGTGCTGGCCGACCTGGTGGACGGCCTGTCGGTGCGGGCCGACGTGCGGGTGGCGGCGCTGCGCACCTCGCACCGATTCGGCGAGTCGATCGGCGCGCTGGCCGATGCGATCCGCGTTGGCGATCAAGATGGGGCGCTGGCGCTGCTGCGATCCGGCGACGAGCACATCGAGTATGTCGAGTTCGGGGAGGGCGAGGACCCGTCGCCGCGACTGCGCCCAATCCTGCTGTCGCATGCCTTGCGGCTGCGGGAGGCGGCCGTGCTGGGCGCCACCGCTGTCGCGCTGGCGGCGCTCGACGAGCACCGGCTGTTGTGCGCGCACCGGCGGGGGCCGTTCGGCGTGGCGCACTGGAACGCACAAGTGCAGAGATGGATGGCCGACGAGACGGGCCAGCCGGCGTGGGCGGAGTGGTATGCCGGGCGGCCGCTGCTGGTGACCGCGAACGACTACGGGCTGCGAATCTACAACGGCGACAACGGCGTAACGGTGGCCGGCCCGGACGGCCTGCGAGCCGTTATCGCCGGCGCCGGTGGGCCGCTGGACTTCGCGACGAGCCGCCTCGGCGACGTCGAGACGATGCACGCCATGACGATCCACAAGAGCCAGGGCAGCCAGGCGGACGAGGTGACCGTCCTGCTGCCGCCGGAGGATTCGCGGCTGCTCACGCGTGAGCTGTTCTACACGGCGGTGACGCGAGCGAAGGCCAAGGTCCGGGTGGTCGGTTCGGAGGTCTCGATACGGGCCGCGATCGAGCGTCGGGCCGTGCGGGCCAGTGGTCTGCGGCTGCGCCTGCAGGGCACGGCATTTGAACGCGTTGGTGGCTCCGCATAG
- the recB gene encoding exodeoxyribonuclease V subunit beta, translated as MDPFDLTGPLPKEGSTTVLEASAGTGKTFALAGLVTRYLAETGAALEQMLLITFNRAASRELRERVRDQISAALSVLEGRAPADSDLLRHLARGSDEDRALAGRRLRDALANFDAATIATTHEFCGSVLKSLGVAGDTATGGILEEDLDGLVTEIVDDLYLADFGGQEDDPVLSYPQALALAKAVVGDPCAKLRPAEPDPDGEPGVRLRFANRVLAELDRRKRRLRILSYDDLLTRLAEALESPDSPARERMRGRWRLVLVDEFQDTDPIQWQVLERAFSGRSTLILIGDPKQAIYGFRGGDIHTYLKAAQTADARFTLTVNWRSDKALVDRLQTVLRGATLGHPSIVVREVEAHHAGHRLSGAPRNAPFRLRVVRRHAVGFAGTDNVPIDAVRQHIPGDLAADIAELLASAATYEGRRVAAGDIAVIVEQHRDARACRDALAAAGIPAVYTGDTDVFDSAAAKDWLCLLEAFDAPQRSGLVRAAACTMFFGETAETLAAEGDALTDRVAGTLREWVNHARLRGVAAVFEAAQVAGMGRRVLGQRGGERHMTDLAHIAQLLHETGHRERLGLPAMRDWLRHQCDTRAGVAERNRRLDSDAAAVQIMTVFVAKGLQFPVVYLPFAFNRHVRSDDIVLYHDATDARCLYIGGKADQLERQGVEELNRLEAARDNIRLTYVALTRARCQVVAWWAPTKDEVSGGLSRLMRGRGPGEAEVPDRCAPRISDEDAWALFQRWEAAGGPSVEESVIGSPARAERPAPTGALAVRHFHRAIDTGWRRTSYSALVRVAEEARDYPTAGVTSEPEAGVRDDEAEAVVVTAPASGRDLASSLAAMPAGATFGSLVHAVLEAADPGAADLPAELEREVRRQFAWWPVDADAAELAAALVPMHDTPLGPLAAGVTLRRIGVRDRMREMDFEIPLARGDLRGATPEVSVSDIGELLAAHLPAGDPLASYADRLRSASLGGQPLRGYLSGSIDVVLRLPGERYLVADYKTNHLGDTAAEYSHARLSDAMLHSDYPLQALLYTVVLHRFLRWRVAGYDPARHLGGVLYLFLRGMCGAETPVYDGHPAGVFGWNPPSTLVVALSDLLDEGRRVA; from the coding sequence ATGGATCCCTTCGACCTGACCGGGCCGCTACCCAAGGAGGGCTCCACCACCGTGCTGGAGGCCAGCGCCGGCACCGGTAAGACGTTCGCGCTCGCCGGGCTCGTCACCCGCTACCTGGCCGAGACCGGCGCGGCGCTCGAGCAGATGCTGCTGATCACGTTCAACCGCGCCGCCAGCCGCGAGCTCCGCGAACGCGTGCGCGACCAGATCTCCGCGGCGCTGTCGGTGCTCGAGGGCCGCGCGCCCGCCGACAGTGACCTGTTGCGGCACCTGGCGCGCGGTAGCGACGAGGACCGCGCGCTGGCCGGCCGGCGGCTGCGCGACGCGTTGGCGAACTTCGACGCGGCCACCATCGCCACCACCCACGAGTTCTGCGGCTCTGTGTTGAAATCCCTTGGCGTGGCCGGTGACACCGCCACAGGCGGCATTCTCGAGGAAGACCTGGACGGTTTGGTCACCGAGATCGTCGACGATCTGTACCTGGCGGACTTCGGCGGCCAGGAAGATGATCCGGTGCTGAGCTACCCGCAGGCCCTCGCCCTCGCCAAGGCCGTCGTCGGCGATCCATGCGCGAAGTTGCGTCCCGCCGAGCCGGATCCGGACGGTGAACCCGGCGTGCGGCTACGGTTCGCCAACCGGGTGCTCGCGGAGCTCGACCGCCGCAAGCGGCGGCTGCGCATCCTCAGCTATGACGACCTGCTCACGCGGCTGGCCGAAGCCCTCGAATCCCCGGATTCGCCGGCCCGCGAACGGATGCGGGGACGCTGGCGTCTCGTTTTGGTCGACGAGTTCCAGGACACCGACCCCATCCAGTGGCAGGTGCTCGAACGCGCGTTCAGCGGCCGGTCGACACTGATCCTGATCGGCGACCCGAAGCAGGCCATCTATGGGTTCCGGGGTGGCGACATCCACACCTACCTCAAGGCCGCCCAAACCGCCGACGCCCGTTTTACGCTGACGGTCAACTGGCGCAGCGACAAGGCGCTCGTCGACCGTCTGCAGACGGTGCTGCGCGGCGCGACCCTGGGTCACCCGTCGATCGTCGTCCGCGAGGTCGAGGCGCACCACGCCGGGCACCGCCTGTCCGGCGCGCCGCGCAACGCGCCGTTTCGGCTGCGGGTCGTCAGGCGGCACGCCGTGGGGTTCGCGGGTACCGACAACGTCCCGATCGACGCGGTGCGCCAACACATTCCGGGCGACCTCGCCGCGGACATCGCGGAACTGCTGGCCAGCGCGGCGACCTACGAGGGGCGCCGCGTCGCGGCGGGCGACATCGCCGTGATCGTCGAGCAGCACAGGGACGCGCGGGCGTGCCGCGATGCGCTGGCCGCCGCCGGCATCCCGGCGGTCTACACGGGCGACACGGACGTCTTCGATTCGGCGGCCGCCAAGGATTGGCTGTGCCTGCTGGAGGCCTTCGACGCGCCGCAGCGCAGTGGGCTGGTGCGGGCCGCCGCCTGCACGATGTTCTTCGGCGAGACCGCGGAAACCCTTGCGGCCGAGGGCGACGCGCTGACCGACCGCGTTGCGGGCACGCTGCGGGAGTGGGTCAACCATGCGCGGCTGCGTGGCGTGGCGGCGGTGTTCGAGGCGGCCCAGGTCGCCGGCATGGGCCGGCGGGTGCTCGGTCAGCGCGGCGGGGAGCGGCACATGACCGACCTCGCCCACATCGCGCAGCTGCTCCACGAGACCGGGCACCGCGAACGCCTCGGCCTGCCGGCGATGCGCGACTGGCTGCGGCATCAGTGCGACACCCGCGCCGGCGTGGCCGAACGCAACCGCCGCCTCGACAGCGACGCCGCCGCGGTGCAGATCATGACCGTCTTCGTCGCCAAGGGCCTGCAGTTCCCCGTCGTCTACCTGCCGTTCGCGTTCAACCGCCACGTCCGCAGCGACGACATCGTGCTCTACCACGACGCGACCGACGCCCGTTGCCTGTACATCGGCGGCAAGGCGGACCAACTGGAGCGGCAGGGGGTCGAGGAGCTGAACCGCCTGGAGGCCGCCCGCGACAACATCCGGCTGACCTACGTCGCGCTGACCCGGGCGCGCTGCCAGGTGGTGGCGTGGTGGGCGCCAACGAAAGACGAAGTCAGTGGCGGGCTTTCGCGGCTGATGCGCGGACGCGGCCCGGGCGAGGCCGAGGTGCCGGACCGGTGCGCGCCGCGCATCTCCGACGAGGACGCCTGGGCGTTGTTCCAGCGGTGGGAGGCCGCCGGCGGGCCGTCGGTGGAGGAATCGGTGATCGGCTCCCCCGCCCGGGCGGAAAGGCCCGCGCCGACCGGCGCCTTGGCGGTGCGCCACTTCCACCGGGCCATCGACACCGGCTGGCGGCGGACCTCGTATTCGGCGCTGGTCCGGGTCGCAGAGGAGGCGAGGGACTATCCCACGGCGGGCGTGACCAGCGAACCGGAGGCCGGCGTCCGCGACGACGAGGCGGAGGCGGTCGTCGTCACCGCACCGGCTTCCGGTCGGGATCTCGCGTCCTCGCTCGCGGCCATGCCCGCCGGTGCGACGTTCGGTTCACTGGTGCACGCGGTGCTCGAGGCCGCCGACCCCGGCGCGGCGGACCTGCCGGCCGAGCTGGAGCGGGAGGTGCGCCGCCAATTCGCGTGGTGGCCGGTCGACGCGGACGCCGCCGAGTTAGCCGCCGCGTTGGTGCCGATGCACGACACTCCGCTCGGCCCGCTGGCGGCCGGCGTGACGCTGCGGCGCATCGGGGTGCGGGATCGGATGCGCGAGATGGACTTCGAAATCCCCTTGGCCCGGGGCGATCTGCGCGGGGCCACGCCGGAGGTGTCCGTGTCAGACATCGGCGAACTGCTGGCGGCGCACCTGCCCGCCGGGGATCCGCTGGCGTCCTACGCTGATCGGCTCAGGTCCGCCAGCCTCGGTGGCCAGCCCCTGCGCGGGTATCTGTCCGGGTCGATCGACGTGGTGCTGCGACTCCCCGGCGAGCGCTATCTCGTCGCGGATTACAAGACCAACCACCTGGGCGACACCGCCGCCGAGTACAGCCACGCCCGGTTGTCAGACGCGATGCTGCACTCCGACTATCCCCTGCAGGCGCTGTTGTACACCGTTGTCCTGCACAGGTTTCTGCGGTGGCGGGTCGCCGGGTACGACCCGGCGCGGCACTTGGGCGGGGTGCTGTATCTGTTCCTGCGGGGCATGTGCGGCGCCGAGACACCCGTGTACGACGGGCATCCGGCCGGGGTGTTCGGCTGGAATCCGCCCTCGACTCTGGTGGTGGCGCTCTCCGACCTCCTCGACGAGGGGAGGCGGGTGGCGTGA
- the recC gene encoding exodeoxyribonuclease V subunit gamma, translated as MAFHIHRAERTDLLADGLGALLSDPPPDPFAGELVLVPARGVERWLSQRLSHVLGRGTASGAADGVCAGVAFRSPGALIAEITGNTGAGDDPWSPDGLAWPLLEVVDCSLDQPWCRTLATHLGHFDTGFEAELRRGRRYSVARQLAGLFASYARQRPELLADWSDGNAGGVDPDLSWQPELWRAVAATVPADPPHLRHRKTLARLREGPADLPARLSLFGHTRLARTDVELLDALSAHHDVHLWLPHPSDHLWRALADTHGVVPRADDASRHAARHPLLRTLGRDLRELQRALPAAPATDECLGFSNRATHPATLLGWLQSDVAANAVRPAGRPLAAGDRSVQVHSCHGAARQIDVLREVLLGLLEDDPTLEPRDIVVMCPDIESYAPLILAGFGLGETAGAGHPAHQLRVRLADRSLSQTNPLLGVAAGLLDLAGSRATATQVLNLAQAAPVRARFGFSDDDLDQITEWVREANIRWGFDKSHRAPYGLDHVLHNTWRFGLDRILTGVAMSDDSRAWLDTALPLDNVGSDKVELAGRLAEYVDRLHRVGESLVGTRTLADWLDKLTEGVTLLTRSSDAWHEAQLRSEFADVVCQAGHRAGTALRLPDIQALLSTRLAGRPTRANFRTGTLTVCTMVPMRSVPHRVVCLVGLDDKVFPRLDVPDGDDALARDPMTGERDIRSEDRQLLLDAVCAATETLVITYTGNDEHTGHPYPPAVPLAELLDALDQTTETPVRDRIVVRHPLQPFDIKNVEPGRLVPGGPFTFDPTALAAATAAAGKRRTPRPFISGPLPAPAADDVAVADLVDFFKDPVKGFFRALDCTLPWDVDVIEDAMPVEIDALQEWTVGDRMLRDMLRGMHPDVAAHAEWRRGTLPPGRLGVRKAKEIRDRARDLAAIALRHRTGSPAAHDVGVDLGGGRFLTGTVTPVFGGRTVSVTYSRLAPKHVLAAWVGLVALAAQHPGRDWTALCIGRGNSRNRISLRLFAPPPEPVAVARDLVALYDAGRREPLPLPLKTSCAWAEARRDGDHPYAAARAKWESTRFHNGENDERAHARVWGANSGMDRLLLDGPRPGEEMPGENTRLGALAARLWLPLLAAEGSV; from the coding sequence ATGGCCTTTCATATCCACCGTGCCGAACGGACCGATCTGCTGGCCGATGGCCTCGGCGCGTTGTTGTCCGACCCGCCGCCCGACCCGTTCGCGGGGGAACTGGTGCTGGTGCCGGCGCGCGGCGTGGAACGCTGGCTGAGCCAGCGACTCTCGCACGTGCTCGGGCGCGGAACGGCGAGCGGCGCGGCCGACGGGGTGTGCGCCGGGGTGGCGTTTCGCAGTCCGGGCGCCCTGATCGCCGAGATCACCGGGAACACCGGGGCGGGCGACGATCCCTGGTCGCCCGACGGGCTGGCGTGGCCGCTGCTGGAGGTCGTCGACTGCTCGCTGGACCAACCGTGGTGCCGCACACTCGCAACACATTTGGGTCACTTCGACACCGGGTTCGAGGCGGAATTGCGCCGCGGCCGACGGTATTCGGTGGCGCGCCAGCTCGCCGGTCTGTTCGCGTCGTACGCCCGCCAACGTCCCGAACTGCTGGCCGACTGGTCGGACGGGAACGCGGGCGGCGTGGACCCGGACCTGTCCTGGCAGCCGGAGCTCTGGCGGGCCGTCGCGGCGACCGTCCCCGCCGATCCCCCGCACCTCCGCCATCGAAAGACGCTGGCCCGCCTGCGCGAGGGCCCCGCCGACCTGCCCGCGCGGCTGTCGCTGTTCGGGCACACCCGGCTGGCGCGCACCGACGTGGAGCTGCTCGACGCGCTGTCGGCCCACCACGACGTGCACCTGTGGCTGCCCCACCCCAGCGACCACCTGTGGCGTGCGCTCGCCGACACCCACGGGGTGGTGCCGCGCGCCGACGACGCGAGCCGGCATGCGGCGCGCCATCCGCTGCTGCGGACCCTCGGCCGCGACCTGCGCGAACTGCAACGGGCGCTGCCCGCCGCCCCCGCCACCGACGAATGCCTCGGCTTCTCAAACCGCGCAACACATCCCGCGACCCTGCTGGGCTGGCTACAGTCGGACGTCGCGGCGAACGCGGTCAGGCCCGCGGGCCGTCCACTTGCCGCCGGCGACCGGTCGGTGCAGGTGCACAGCTGCCACGGCGCCGCCCGGCAGATCGACGTGCTGCGCGAAGTCCTGCTGGGCCTGCTGGAGGACGACCCGACCCTGGAGCCCCGCGACATCGTGGTGATGTGCCCGGACATCGAGTCCTACGCGCCGCTGATCCTCGCCGGCTTCGGCCTCGGGGAGACCGCCGGCGCCGGACACCCCGCGCACCAACTGCGGGTCCGGCTGGCCGACCGCTCCCTGTCCCAGACCAATCCCCTGCTCGGGGTGGCGGCCGGGCTGCTGGACCTCGCGGGCAGCCGGGCCACCGCCACGCAGGTGCTCAACCTCGCGCAGGCGGCGCCCGTGCGGGCCCGCTTCGGGTTCAGCGACGACGACCTCGACCAGATCACCGAGTGGGTCCGGGAGGCGAACATCCGGTGGGGGTTCGACAAGTCGCACCGGGCGCCGTACGGACTGGACCACGTCCTGCACAACACCTGGCGCTTCGGGTTGGACCGCATCCTCACCGGCGTCGCGATGTCCGATGATTCACGGGCGTGGCTGGACACCGCCCTGCCGCTCGACAACGTCGGCAGCGACAAGGTGGAACTGGCCGGCCGGCTGGCCGAGTACGTCGACAGGCTGCACCGCGTCGGCGAAAGCCTAGTCGGCACAAGGACGTTGGCAGACTGGCTGGACAAACTGACCGAAGGCGTGACCCTGCTCACCCGGTCCTCTGACGCCTGGCACGAGGCGCAGCTACGCTCGGAATTCGCCGACGTCGTGTGCCAGGCGGGACACCGCGCCGGCACAGCCCTGCGACTGCCGGACATCCAGGCCCTGCTGTCGACGCGTCTCGCGGGGCGCCCGACCCGGGCCAACTTCCGCACCGGCACCCTGACGGTGTGCACCATGGTGCCGATGCGCTCGGTACCGCACCGGGTGGTCTGCCTCGTGGGGCTCGACGACAAGGTGTTTCCTCGGCTCGACGTCCCCGACGGCGACGACGCGCTCGCACGGGACCCGATGACCGGCGAGCGCGACATCCGCTCGGAGGACCGGCAATTGCTGCTCGACGCGGTGTGCGCGGCCACCGAGACCCTGGTGATCACCTACACGGGCAACGACGAGCACACCGGCCACCCGTATCCGCCGGCGGTGCCGCTCGCGGAGCTGCTCGACGCCCTGGATCAGACCACCGAGACGCCGGTGCGAGACCGCATCGTCGTCAGGCATCCGCTGCAGCCGTTCGACATCAAGAACGTCGAACCCGGACGGCTGGTACCCGGCGGGCCGTTCACGTTCGACCCAACAGCGCTGGCCGCCGCCACGGCTGCCGCTGGAAAGCGCCGCACGCCAAGACCTTTCATCTCGGGTCCGCTACCGGCTCCGGCCGCCGACGATGTCGCGGTGGCCGACCTGGTCGACTTCTTCAAGGACCCGGTGAAGGGTTTCTTCCGCGCGCTCGACTGCACGTTGCCCTGGGACGTCGACGTCATCGAGGACGCGATGCCCGTCGAGATCGACGCGCTGCAAGAGTGGACGGTCGGCGACCGCATGCTGCGCGACATGCTGCGCGGCATGCACCCCGACGTCGCCGCGCACGCCGAGTGGCGGCGCGGAACGCTGCCGCCCGGGCGGCTCGGCGTGCGCAAGGCCAAGGAGATCCGCGACCGGGCGCGTGACCTCGCGGCGATCGCGCTGCGTCACCGGACGGGCAGCCCCGCGGCGCACGACGTCGGCGTCGACCTCGGCGGCGGGCGCTTTCTCACTGGGACGGTCACCCCGGTGTTCGGCGGGCGGACGGTCTCAGTGACGTATTCCAGGCTCGCACCCAAGCACGTGCTCGCGGCCTGGGTCGGGCTGGTTGCGCTCGCGGCGCAGCATCCCGGCCGCGACTGGACGGCGCTGTGCATCGGCCGCGGAAATAGCCGAAACCGGATTAGTTTGAGACTCTTCGCGCCCCCGCCGGAGCCCGTGGCGGTCGCGCGGGACCTGGTGGCACTCTACGATGCGGGCAGGCGCGAGCCCCTACCGCTGCCGCTGAAGACGTCATGCGCCTGGGCCGAGGCGCGCCGCGACGGCGACCACCCCTACGCGGCCGCACGCGCGAAGTGGGAGTCCACCCGGTTTCACAACGGTGAGAACGACGAGCGCGCGCACGCCCGGGTCTGGGGTGCCAACAGCGGGATGGACCGCCTGCTGCTCGACGGGCCGCGGCCGGGCGAGGAGATGCCCGGGGAGAACACCCGGTTGGGTGCGCTCGCCGCCCGCCTGTGGCTGCCGCTGCTGGCCGCCGAGGGGAGCGTGTGA
- a CDS encoding nitroreductase family protein produces MEAWDAICARRNVREYKPDPISKADLDRIAEAGWRAPSAKNRQPWDFVIVTDPAQLRELSTVWQGAGHIAGAAAAIAIAVPVPPDERRVITDNYDVGQATMAMMIAATDLGIGTGHSSVGDQDKARAILGVPGDHLVAFLLGLGYPADRPLTPIRKPSRRPFSEVVHHGRW; encoded by the coding sequence ATGGAAGCCTGGGACGCGATCTGTGCCCGGCGCAACGTGCGCGAATACAAGCCGGACCCGATCTCCAAAGCCGACCTGGACCGCATCGCCGAGGCAGGGTGGCGGGCGCCGTCGGCGAAAAACCGCCAGCCGTGGGATTTCGTGATCGTCACGGATCCGGCTCAGCTGCGGGAACTGTCCACGGTGTGGCAGGGCGCCGGTCATATAGCCGGCGCCGCCGCGGCGATCGCGATCGCGGTGCCCGTCCCGCCCGACGAACGCAGGGTGATCACCGACAACTACGACGTCGGCCAGGCCACGATGGCGATGATGATCGCGGCCACCGACCTCGGGATCGGGACGGGCCATTCGTCGGTCGGGGACCAGGACAAAGCCCGCGCCATACTCGGTGTGCCCGGTGACCACCTGGTGGCCTTCCTGCTCGGCCTCGGGTATCCGGCCGACCGTCCGCTCACGCCGATCCGCAAGCCGAGTCGGCGGCCCTTCTCGGAGGTCGTCCACCACGGACGGTGGTGA
- a CDS encoding lysophospholipid acyltransferase family protein yields the protein MVGVADAIGWAGRHIAERVPKADLDQRDPDFIRDQLPGTWLLASLYFRADVRGLDRIPPHGPVLLVGNHSGGNVPPDTFVFTLAFCSYFGVERPFYQLAHNLVTLYPPLRWLRKFGTVAASPENARLALEYGAAVLVYPGGDYEVFRPSWQRHVVDFGGRMGFVRLARETGVPIVPVASVGGQETALFLGRAQWLAKLLLLDKLFRLKSVPVSLALPWGLDVGDLLGHIPLPAKIVIEVQEPIRVDDPDTPDQALYDAVIASLQAGVDRLAAERRFPVIG from the coding sequence ATGGTCGGCGTCGCGGATGCCATTGGGTGGGCGGGCAGGCACATCGCGGAGCGGGTGCCCAAGGCGGACTTGGATCAGCGCGACCCGGACTTCATCCGTGATCAGCTGCCCGGCACCTGGCTGCTGGCCTCGCTGTATTTCCGGGCCGACGTCCGTGGGCTCGACCGCATCCCGCCGCACGGACCGGTGCTGCTGGTCGGCAACCACAGTGGCGGCAACGTGCCGCCCGACACGTTCGTCTTCACCCTGGCGTTCTGTTCGTACTTCGGTGTCGAGCGCCCCTTCTACCAGCTCGCGCACAACCTGGTCACGCTCTACCCCCCGCTGCGCTGGCTGCGCAAGTTCGGCACCGTGGCGGCCAGCCCCGAAAATGCCCGCCTCGCACTGGAATACGGCGCCGCGGTGCTGGTGTACCCCGGTGGGGACTACGAGGTGTTCCGCCCCTCCTGGCAGCGCCACGTCGTCGACTTCGGCGGCCGGATGGGCTTCGTGCGGTTGGCCCGCGAGACCGGTGTGCCGATCGTGCCGGTCGCCAGCGTCGGCGGTCAGGAAACGGCGCTGTTCCTCGGGCGCGCGCAGTGGCTGGCCAAGCTGCTGCTGCTGGACAAGTTGTTCCGGCTCAAGAGCGTGCCCGTCTCGCTTGCCTTGCCCTGGGGGCTGGACGTCGGTGATCTGCTGGGGCACATCCCGCTGCCCGCCAAGATCGTCATCGAGGTGCAGGAACCGATCCGGGTGGACGACCCGGACACGCCCGACCAGGCGCTGTACGACGCGGTGATCGCCAGCCTGCAGGCCGGGGTCGACCGGCTCGCCGCCGAACGCCGCTTCCCGGTAATCGGCTGA
- a CDS encoding SRPBCC family protein gives MRVERRIVVDADRDAVWKVLGDPDRYPSFLAHLVHWETLTDGRARVGARYSVLWKIGSIPVGGVAEVVEFHAARDLAWINITGVTQRGRFRLRDAGPGRTAVTFRLAYSSEGGLLGLVADRVAAFWVGRSLDESLQNLRRLVEPESRGRAK, from the coding sequence ATGCGCGTCGAGCGCCGGATCGTCGTCGACGCCGATCGCGACGCCGTGTGGAAGGTGCTCGGCGACCCGGATCGCTACCCGTCGTTCCTGGCCCACCTGGTGCATTGGGAGACGTTGACCGACGGCCGGGCCCGGGTGGGCGCCCGCTACTCCGTGTTGTGGAAGATCGGCTCGATCCCGGTGGGCGGCGTCGCCGAGGTGGTGGAGTTCCATGCCGCGCGCGACCTGGCCTGGATCAACATCACCGGCGTGACGCAGCGCGGGCGGTTTCGGCTGCGCGACGCGGGGCCGGGCCGGACGGCCGTGACGTTCCGGCTCGCCTACAGCTCGGAAGGCGGCCTCCTGGGCCTCGTCGCCGACCGCGTGGCTGCCTTCTGGGTAGGCCGCTCGCTCGACGAGAGCCTGCAGAACCTTCGGCGCTTGGTCGAACCCGAGTCGCGTGGCCGCGCCAAGTGA
- a CDS encoding crotonase/enoyl-CoA hydratase family protein: protein MSGPVFYTHKDSIAVLRMDDSKVNALGPTMQQALNEAIDRADADNVGALVITGNERVFSGGFDLKILTSGEVKPAIDMLRGGFELAYRLLSYPKPVVMACTGHAIAMGAFLLSSGDHRVAAHAYNIQANEVAIGMTIPYAALEIMKLRLTRSAYQQAAGLAKTFFGETALAAGFVDEIVPPEIVVSRAEEAAREFAGLNQRAHAATKLRARADALKGIRAGIDGIEAEFGL from the coding sequence ATGAGCGGCCCGGTCTTCTATACCCACAAGGACTCGATCGCCGTCCTGCGAATGGACGACAGCAAGGTCAACGCGCTGGGCCCCACCATGCAACAGGCGCTGAACGAGGCGATCGACCGGGCGGACGCAGATAACGTCGGCGCGCTGGTGATCACGGGCAACGAGCGGGTGTTCAGCGGCGGGTTCGACCTGAAGATCCTCACGTCCGGCGAGGTGAAGCCGGCGATCGACATGCTCAGGGGCGGCTTCGAGTTGGCGTATCGGCTGCTGTCCTACCCCAAGCCCGTGGTGATGGCCTGCACCGGCCATGCCATCGCGATGGGCGCGTTCTTGTTGTCGTCGGGAGACCACCGGGTGGCGGCCCACGCGTACAACATCCAGGCCAACGAGGTCGCGATCGGCATGACCATCCCATATGCCGCCCTGGAGATCATGAAACTGCGGCTGACCCGGTCGGCTTACCAGCAGGCCGCGGGACTGGCAAAGACCTTCTTCGGCGAAACCGCCCTCGCCGCAGGCTTCGTCGACGAGATCGTGCCGCCGGAGATCGTGGTCAGCCGGGCCGAGGAGGCCGCTCGCGAATTCGCCGGCCTGAACCAACGCGCCCACGCCGCAACCAAATTGCGCGCCCGCGCGGACGCGCTCAAGGGAATCCGCGCCGGGATCGACGGGATCGAGGCCGAGTTCGGGCTGTGA